The Cytophagia bacterium CHB2 genome has a window encoding:
- a CDS encoding porin family protein: MNLRMFLRIMVAAAMLAALPLTSSAQPSRQNSNLGLKLNVGVGNQRLTSSQNLETGDAAALHLGYGVSQNVTLWLGLQGSAHKHNDNANLESNVGGLELNLQYKLRPYEKFRPYGKVGLGGFVQETEATQTTLTGGGIVWAVGADYRLFRFLSIGGEFFWKDFDYERLRLGENNEFTDLNDPIRGNSNGFMLNIIIH, encoded by the coding sequence ATGAACCTGAGAATGTTTTTGCGTATTATGGTCGCGGCCGCCATGCTGGCCGCGTTACCACTGACAAGCAGCGCACAGCCGTCGCGGCAGAATTCCAACCTCGGTTTGAAGCTGAATGTCGGGGTGGGCAACCAACGGCTCACGAGCAGCCAGAATCTTGAAACCGGAGACGCTGCCGCCTTGCATTTGGGGTATGGCGTTTCCCAAAATGTTACCTTGTGGCTGGGCTTGCAGGGCAGCGCGCACAAGCACAACGACAATGCGAATCTTGAGAGTAACGTGGGCGGTCTCGAGCTGAATCTGCAATATAAATTGCGGCCTTATGAAAAATTCCGGCCATACGGCAAAGTGGGGCTGGGAGGTTTTGTGCAGGAAACCGAGGCCACGCAAACCACGCTCACCGGCGGCGGTATCGTGTGGGCCGTGGGCGCAGATTACCGCTTGTTCCGATTTTTATCCATTGGCGGTGAGTTTTTCTGGAAAGATTTTGACTACGAGCGCCTGCGTCTAGGTGAGAATAACGAATTCACCGATCTCAATGACCCGATTCGCGGCAATTCCAACGGCTTCATGCTAAATATCATCATTCACTGA
- a CDS encoding tetratricopeptide repeat protein has translation MPTPDDQNIFAHHVIVFTGKLASFSRKEAQELVQRHGGQAPPRVTKETTMLVMGEEGYLANIVKSNKLKRAEAINAGGGNIRIIPESEFLETAGLESKTTLEKKFYSLDRIQRVFPRLRPDLIKYFAHWGFFTPAVKTNAQQYYEFKDLLTFRQIDELIEQGLALRAVAQRLLQNRTPSAQVALEFEEFKPKGAVLALAPKPESKEPPRTAEEWYDLGYRNDGNPETYSQAIDAYENALAMNPHFVEAMINLANIYFHQRELPAAAQLLERALAEDGNNYLACYNLANIYDELGESEKALQFYQQALVIFPEYEPAVFNLAVIYEKLGLVEKAQAQWQRYLQIDPAGEWAKVAKEHLKGSVG, from the coding sequence ATGCCTACGCCGGACGATCAAAACATTTTTGCCCATCACGTTATCGTTTTTACCGGCAAGCTTGCCTCGTTTTCGCGCAAAGAGGCGCAGGAACTGGTGCAGCGCCATGGCGGGCAGGCGCCGCCGCGTGTGACGAAAGAGACTACGATGTTGGTGATGGGCGAAGAAGGCTATCTCGCCAACATTGTCAAGAGCAACAAGCTCAAGCGCGCGGAGGCGATCAACGCCGGCGGCGGCAATATTCGCATCATCCCGGAATCCGAATTTCTCGAAACTGCCGGGCTGGAGAGCAAAACCACGCTCGAAAAAAAATTTTACTCCCTGGATCGCATTCAGCGCGTCTTCCCGCGCCTGCGCCCTGATCTCATCAAATATTTTGCGCATTGGGGCTTCTTCACGCCCGCGGTCAAAACCAACGCGCAGCAGTATTACGAGTTCAAAGACCTACTCACCTTTCGGCAAATCGACGAGCTGATCGAACAGGGTCTGGCGTTGCGCGCGGTTGCGCAGCGTTTGCTGCAAAACCGCACGCCTTCCGCGCAAGTAGCGCTCGAGTTTGAAGAATTCAAACCCAAGGGCGCCGTGCTTGCCCTCGCACCCAAACCCGAAAGCAAAGAACCGCCGCGCACCGCGGAGGAGTGGTACGATCTCGGCTATCGCAATGACGGCAATCCGGAAACCTATTCTCAGGCCATTGATGCCTACGAAAATGCGCTTGCCATGAATCCGCATTTCGTCGAGGCCATGATCAATCTGGCGAATATCTATTTTCACCAACGCGAGCTGCCTGCGGCGGCGCAACTGCTCGAGCGCGCGCTGGCAGAAGACGGCAACAATTATCTCGCCTGCTACAATCTCGCGAATATTTATGACGAGTTGGGCGAATCCGAAAAAGCTTTGCAGTTTTATCAACAAGCGCTTGTCATTTTTCCGGAATACGAACCCGCAGTTTTCAACCTGGCGGTGATCTATGAAAAGCTCGGCCTTGTCGAAAAAGCGCAAGCGCAATGGCAAAGGTATTTGCAGATCGATCCCGCCGGTGAATGGGCAAAGGTTGCCAAAGAACATTTGAAAGGAAGCGTGGGATAG
- a CDS encoding Ku protein has product MPCDLRNLLTESFLGRLARVWMRAFESQKFRGEIPLDIVPVFIYHKCRFFTLLARAAAIVIPKKCTISPRRQNMRALWTGRLQFSLFDFPIKVYSATQSNDISLNMLHAPCQSKIKYEKRCPVHGPILEGEITKGYEFEAGKFVTLSETELETLAPKAQRALEVLFFVDQPALEPLLFDTPYYMAPDGPMAREAFNNLREAMRSSGKYGIGHMVMNRKQHLVALWVKENAIVVSTLRYDSEVRDVALLDDLKAATKKNKEEIQMAADLIDKHTKKFRYKSFKDGYQEKLLALIKSKVAQLQAAAQTKEVETTATYATAVSGNGAPVKRGMEKAPPTAKKTRRKTGTDN; this is encoded by the coding sequence GTGCCGTGTGATTTGCGGAATCTGCTTACCGAAAGCTTTTTGGGGCGGCTCGCCCGCGTTTGGATGCGGGCGTTCGAATCCCAAAAGTTCCGCGGCGAAATTCCGCTTGACATCGTGCCGGTATTTATTTACCATAAATGCAGATTTTTTACGCTTCTGGCGCGTGCTGCGGCTATAGTTATTCCCAAAAAATGCACGATTTCTCCAAGGAGACAGAACATGCGAGCGCTGTGGACCGGTCGCCTGCAATTCAGCTTATTTGATTTTCCGATTAAGGTTTATTCCGCGACGCAATCGAATGACATCTCGCTCAACATGCTGCACGCACCCTGCCAGTCCAAAATCAAATATGAAAAACGCTGCCCGGTACACGGCCCGATTCTGGAGGGCGAAATCACCAAGGGTTATGAATTTGAAGCCGGCAAGTTTGTCACGCTCAGTGAAACGGAATTAGAAACGCTTGCGCCCAAGGCGCAGCGCGCGCTGGAGGTTTTGTTTTTCGTCGATCAGCCCGCGCTTGAACCGTTGCTGTTCGATACACCGTATTATATGGCGCCCGACGGGCCTATGGCGCGCGAGGCGTTCAATAATCTGCGGGAGGCCATGCGCAGCTCCGGCAAATATGGCATCGGCCACATGGTGATGAATCGCAAGCAGCATCTGGTGGCTTTGTGGGTCAAAGAAAACGCCATCGTCGTTTCGACGCTGCGTTACGACAGCGAGGTGCGGGATGTCGCCCTGCTCGACGATCTGAAAGCCGCAACCAAAAAGAACAAAGAAGAGATTCAGATGGCCGCGGATTTGATCGATAAACACACGAAGAAATTCCGCTACAAAAGCTTCAAAGACGGGTATCAGGAAAAATTGCTGGCGCTGATTAAAAGTAAAGTGGCCCAACTGCAAGCCGCCGCACAGACGAAGGAAGTCGAGACCACGGCAACCTATGCAACGGCTGTTTCAGGCAATGGTGCGCCCGTAAAGCGCGGCATGGAAAAAGCCCCGCCAACGGCAAAGAAAACACGGCGCAAAACTGGCACGGACAATTAG
- a CDS encoding M28 family peptidase, with the protein MKNYRPGGEFASVFLMINSIHVHHLNGGDMRSFSILLVMFFALALAACGGRGVSESDAVNLITQEDILKDVQVLSADDMAGRAPGTEGGEKAAAYIADRFKAVGLAPVNGSYFQPVRMVGMKKIAENSTFSLRHSSGELGYTSDSTLTYWSSSQKEIVDIQDAPLVFVGYGVEAPEHAWDDFKGAEVAGKVLLFLNNDPPVTENGVELFKGQARTYYGRWTYKFEQAMKHGAAGAIMIHTTPSASYGFNVVQHSGAEEHFALDLPNSGYQVDLLGWIDQPTAERIAQAMNTTLDGMFALAASRDFKPVDTGYRVTTHLETVIRKVETKNVIAMIEGSDPELKEQVIVFSAHYDHLGVNEDLPGEDKIYNGAWDNALGTSCLITLGRAMASLQERPKRSVLFLACAAEESGLLGSQWFVVNPPFALNRMVANFNVDMPQIFGLTSDIAAIGVDMSTLGEDLKAVAQQYTISSADAQAGAMEVVGDPNPNAGSFYRSDQVNFAKAGIPALYLNPGKQYLQPPKVDIDEYHASHYHQVIDEINEAWDLSGCERDMRVFFQTALRVANASEMPRWIPGNEFEEEWKELHGK; encoded by the coding sequence GTGAAAAATTATCGCCCGGGCGGCGAGTTCGCATCAGTTTTTTTGATGATCAATAGCATTCACGTTCACCATTTAAACGGAGGAGACATGCGTTCTTTTTCAATTCTGCTCGTGATGTTTTTTGCACTCGCCTTGGCGGCATGCGGCGGCCGCGGCGTTTCCGAATCCGACGCCGTCAACCTGATTACGCAGGAAGATATACTCAAAGATGTGCAGGTATTGTCCGCGGATGATATGGCCGGCCGCGCGCCCGGAACCGAAGGCGGCGAGAAAGCTGCGGCGTATATCGCCGATCGTTTCAAAGCCGTTGGCCTTGCGCCCGTCAACGGTTCTTATTTTCAGCCGGTGCGCATGGTGGGCATGAAGAAAATCGCGGAGAATTCGACGTTTTCGTTGCGTCACTCCTCGGGCGAGCTGGGTTATACTTCGGATTCGACCCTGACGTATTGGTCTTCTTCTCAAAAAGAAATCGTCGATATTCAAGACGCGCCGCTGGTGTTCGTCGGATACGGCGTCGAAGCGCCCGAGCATGCCTGGGATGATTTCAAAGGCGCTGAAGTCGCCGGAAAAGTGTTGCTGTTCCTCAACAATGATCCGCCGGTTACGGAAAACGGTGTCGAATTATTTAAAGGCCAAGCCCGCACGTATTACGGTCGTTGGACCTACAAATTCGAGCAGGCGATGAAGCACGGCGCAGCCGGAGCCATCATGATTCACACCACACCCTCTGCCAGTTACGGCTTCAACGTGGTGCAGCACAGCGGCGCGGAAGAGCATTTCGCGCTCGATTTGCCGAACAGCGGATATCAAGTCGATTTGCTGGGTTGGATCGATCAACCAACGGCGGAACGCATCGCGCAAGCGATGAACACCACGCTTGACGGCATGTTTGCCCTGGCAGCGAGTCGCGATTTTAAACCCGTTGATACCGGTTATCGTGTGACCACGCATCTCGAAACCGTGATTCGCAAGGTTGAAACCAAGAATGTGATTGCAATGATCGAAGGTAGCGATCCGGAGCTGAAAGAGCAGGTGATCGTGTTCTCCGCGCATTATGATCACCTGGGCGTGAATGAAGATTTGCCGGGGGAGGACAAAATCTACAACGGCGCGTGGGATAATGCCCTGGGCACCTCGTGCCTGATCACGCTCGGGCGCGCCATGGCCTCGCTGCAAGAACGCCCGAAACGCTCGGTGTTGTTTCTGGCATGCGCCGCGGAAGAAAGCGGTTTGTTGGGCAGTCAGTGGTTCGTGGTGAATCCGCCGTTTGCGCTCAATCGCATGGTTGCGAATTTCAATGTGGATATGCCGCAGATCTTCGGCCTTACGTCCGACATTGCCGCGATTGGGGTTGATATGAGCACGCTTGGCGAGGATTTGAAAGCCGTGGCGCAGCAATACACTATCAGCAGCGCGGATGCGCAGGCGGGGGCGATGGAAGTGGTGGGCGATCCCAATCCCAATGCCGGCAGCTTTTATCGCTCGGATCAAGTCAATTTTGCCAAGGCCGGCATTCCGGCGCTGTATCTCAATCCCGGCAAGCAATATCTGCAGCCGCCGAAGGTTGACATCGATGAATATCATGCCTCACACTATCATCAAGTTATTGATGAGATCAATGAGGCGTGGGATCTTTCCGGTTGTGAGCGCGATATGCGGGTTTTCTTTCAGACGGCGTTAAGAGTCGCGAATGCATCGGAAATGCCGCGCTGGATTCCGGGGAATGAATTTGAAGAAGAGTGGAAGGAACTGCACGGAAAGTGA
- a CDS encoding T9SS type A sorting domain-containing protein, with amino-acid sequence MAILPDNFHKNAKRRVSEEMMLVQRLPQLWCWSVAVLLTAGSHITHASETKSVQRVHTAEHFPQGALQSGLRVQQETLTLAPMAATSSYVSPIVANDFSFNAIGPHWHAQLPEDADLKLYVRVSIEGEHWGDWIFVPQEEGPIDERTEAGEPNPFAGDQTGALVFVHPESRFVQYRFDFIAGPQGSPRLRRMALQLINSMEGPSLEPAGHAPDKHEQNAHTAAVPKPKIYKRAEWGARSPSSGYLYTRANHIGFHHTAGVADFNVGNLNDCAARVRAIQAYHMDSNGWIDIGYNYAICKHGHIFQAREDDNDANDVHGAHDGFNAGSMGVSTLGYFHAPYNQQPTPEMLHALQLLMAWKCDERNIDPKAASLYAAYGAVRDNIYGHREVRATACPGDILFTKKQSIRDSVAQIIRDAVTGVHEHSGPQPLSFQMLQSYPNPFSTSATGAPAKIIVNLPSPETAELAIYNTLGQRVRLLQNRFMPAGQHEVFWEGRNEEGRQQAAGLYFVRLTTSKQTQQIKLLLVK; translated from the coding sequence ATGGCGATATTGCCCGACAATTTTCACAAAAACGCGAAGAGACGTGTTTCGGAGGAGATGATGCTAGTGCAAAGGCTGCCGCAGTTGTGGTGCTGGTCCGTCGCTGTTTTGCTCACTGCCGGTAGTCACATAACGCATGCGAGCGAAACAAAATCCGTGCAACGCGTTCATACCGCCGAGCATTTTCCGCAGGGCGCACTGCAATCCGGCTTGCGCGTGCAGCAGGAAACGCTGACGCTCGCGCCAATGGCTGCAACCTCGAGTTATGTGTCGCCGATTGTTGCGAATGATTTTTCATTCAACGCCATTGGTCCGCATTGGCACGCGCAGTTGCCGGAAGACGCCGATTTGAAGCTTTATGTGCGGGTGAGTATTGAGGGCGAGCATTGGGGCGATTGGATTTTTGTGCCGCAGGAAGAAGGGCCGATTGACGAACGAACGGAAGCGGGAGAGCCGAATCCCTTCGCCGGCGATCAAACCGGCGCGCTGGTTTTTGTCCATCCTGAAAGCCGCTTCGTGCAATACCGTTTTGATTTTATCGCCGGGCCGCAAGGCTCGCCTCGCTTGAGGCGCATGGCGCTGCAACTCATCAATTCGATGGAGGGGCCGAGCCTCGAACCGGCCGGACACGCACCGGATAAGCACGAACAAAACGCGCACACCGCGGCAGTACCCAAACCGAAAATCTATAAACGCGCAGAGTGGGGCGCGCGTTCACCCAGCAGTGGCTATCTTTACACGCGTGCAAATCATATTGGCTTTCATCATACCGCCGGCGTGGCGGATTTCAATGTCGGCAATTTGAATGATTGCGCCGCGCGCGTGCGCGCCATTCAGGCTTATCACATGGACAGCAACGGTTGGATCGACATCGGATACAACTATGCCATTTGCAAACACGGCCACATTTTTCAAGCGCGTGAAGACGATAACGATGCCAATGATGTGCACGGCGCGCACGACGGCTTCAATGCCGGCAGCATGGGCGTGTCAACGCTGGGCTATTTCCATGCGCCGTATAATCAGCAACCCACGCCCGAGATGCTGCATGCGCTGCAGCTTTTGATGGCATGGAAATGCGATGAGCGCAACATCGATCCGAAGGCCGCGAGTTTGTATGCGGCTTACGGCGCGGTGCGCGACAATATTTACGGACATCGCGAAGTGCGCGCCACCGCCTGCCCGGGCGATATTCTCTTTACCAAAAAACAGTCCATTCGCGATTCCGTGGCGCAGATTATCAGGGATGCCGTCACCGGCGTACACGAACACTCCGGGCCACAACCCTTATCATTTCAAATGCTGCAAAGTTACCCCAATCCATTTTCAACATCAGCGACAGGCGCGCCCGCAAAAATCATCGTGAATTTGCCAAGCCCGGAGACGGCAGAACTGGCCATTTACAACACCCTCGGCCAGCGCGTACGCCTTTTGCAGAATCGTTTCATGCCTGCTGGGCAGCATGAAGTATTTTGGGAAGGCAGAAATGAAGAAGGCCGGCAGCAAGCCGCCGGCCTTTATTTCGTGCGCCTAACCACGTCAAAGCAAACACAGCAAATCAAGCTTTTGCTGGTAAAATGA
- a CDS encoding peptidylprolyl isomerase: MIYFSLLLLFAVATVGCGQPVKYDQPLSDEKNPVALLQTSAGDIYLELFEKDAPETVANFLNLAEGKKEFKDPKTGEMVKRPFYDGLKFHRVIKDFMLQGGCPLGTGSGDPGYKFKDEINAAALGLDKIKLPEVQFSLQNEVQRYQMQIGQKLGIYSQADVEAKRDQIQQEMDRLSQMTLQELYEASGYQYDSTLQSHKAVRGALAMANAGPNTNGSQFFINQIDTPWLDGKHTVFGRVVKGLEVVDKICNAPVNAQSQPDPEIKIVKVEVIQRGSH, encoded by the coding sequence ATGATCTATTTCAGTTTGTTGCTGTTATTCGCGGTGGCTACCGTGGGATGCGGCCAGCCGGTCAAATATGACCAGCCGCTGAGCGATGAAAAAAATCCAGTAGCGTTGCTGCAAACCTCAGCGGGCGACATTTACCTGGAATTGTTTGAAAAAGATGCGCCGGAAACCGTTGCCAACTTTCTCAACCTGGCTGAGGGCAAGAAGGAATTCAAAGATCCCAAAACCGGTGAGATGGTGAAGCGGCCGTTTTATGACGGTTTGAAATTTCACCGCGTGATCAAAGACTTCATGCTGCAGGGTGGTTGCCCGTTGGGCACCGGAAGCGGCGATCCGGGCTACAAGTTCAAAGACGAAATCAATGCCGCGGCTCTGGGTTTGGATAAAATCAAGTTGCCCGAGGTGCAGTTCTCCTTGCAGAACGAGGTGCAGCGCTATCAAATGCAAATCGGCCAAAAGCTCGGCATCTATTCGCAAGCCGACGTGGAGGCGAAACGGGATCAAATTCAACAGGAGATGGATCGCCTCAGTCAAATGACGCTGCAGGAACTCTACGAAGCCTCAGGCTATCAATACGATTCCACCTTGCAATCGCACAAGGCGGTGCGCGGCGCGCTGGCGATGGCCAACGCCGGGCCGAATACCAATGGCTCACAATTTTTTATCAATCAGATTGACACGCCCTGGCTGGATGGCAAACACACGGTTTTCGGCCGCGTGGTGAAGGGCCTGGAGGTGGTGGATAAAATCTGCAATGCGCCGGTAAATGCGCAATCACAGCCGGATCCGGAAATCAAAATTGTGAAGGTTGAAGTGATTCAGCGCGGGTCGCATTAA
- a CDS encoding flavodoxin family protein, giving the protein MRSTICVAWLTALLLSSAHCRDSVHVLIVYHSEAGHTQTMAEAVARGARSVSGVKVTLLPVAEATNENVLAADAIILGSPVHNANVTPALQQFINRWPFEGEPLRDKIGAAFVTAGGMSAGEELVQMNILHSMLIFGMIVVGGPDWRSAFGASGIVEEEPFKTQTGEVATPFLAKGEALGKRVAELAKRLSTK; this is encoded by the coding sequence ATGCGATCTACAATTTGTGTCGCTTGGCTCACAGCGCTTTTGCTAAGCAGCGCCCACTGCCGTGACAGTGTGCACGTTCTCATCGTCTATCACTCTGAAGCCGGGCATACACAAACGATGGCCGAGGCCGTCGCCAGAGGCGCACGTTCGGTAAGCGGCGTGAAGGTGACTCTGCTGCCGGTTGCCGAAGCGACGAATGAAAACGTGCTGGCCGCAGATGCCATCATTCTCGGAAGCCCGGTGCACAACGCCAACGTGACGCCCGCTCTGCAGCAGTTTATCAATCGCTGGCCGTTTGAAGGCGAGCCGTTGCGCGATAAAATCGGCGCAGCCTTTGTGACCGCCGGCGGCATGTCAGCAGGAGAAGAACTCGTGCAAATGAATATTTTGCATTCGATGTTGATTTTCGGTATGATCGTCGTGGGCGGGCCGGATTGGCGCTCGGCATTCGGCGCCTCCGGGATTGTAGAAGAAGAGCCGTTTAAAACTCAAACAGGAGAGGTGGCAACCCCATTTCTGGCAAAAGGCGAGGCGCTGGGCAAACGCGTGGCAGAGTTGGCAAAACGATTATCAACAAAATGA
- a CDS encoding co-chaperone GroES: MAFNIRPLHDRVMVKRLEDDAKKYGSIIIPDTASEKPMKGEILAVGKGKIKKDGNRQEMNVKAGDKIVFSKWAGDEFEYEGQKFLILSEDDILAVL; the protein is encoded by the coding sequence ATGGCATTCAACATCAGACCCTTGCACGACCGGGTGATGGTCAAGCGCCTGGAAGATGACGCAAAAAAATATGGCAGCATTATTATCCCGGACACGGCTTCGGAAAAGCCGATGAAGGGCGAAATTCTGGCCGTCGGTAAAGGCAAAATCAAGAAAGACGGCAACCGGCAGGAGATGAACGTCAAGGCCGGCGACAAAATCGTGTTCTCGAAATGGGCGGGCGACGAGTTTGAGTATGAGGGCCAGAAATTCTTGATTCTCTCCGAAGACGATATTCTTGCCGTGTTGTGA
- a CDS encoding NAD(P)H-quinone oxidoreductase → MLAIHIKNDENRSLYLAECPAPKYDRDDVLIKIHATAVNRADLLQRRGHYPPPPGASEILGLEAAGEIIAVGKNVAGWQAGDRVCCLLAGGGYAELVNCHCDMLLPIPANITFEQAAALPEAFYTAYANLFGEARLRAKEIVLIHAGASGVGTAAIQLARYAGALVIVTAGSEEKLSRCLELGANHAINYKSDDFVERVRKITNGLGVDVILDCIGASYLAQNLSLLKRKGRLVLIGLMGGATAEIDLALVLRQRLQVVGSVLRSRPLDEKIALTRHIRRKVLPLLRNGLFQVVIDNIFPLAEAGQAHAHVAANRNIGKVVLRVV, encoded by the coding sequence GTGTTAGCCATACATATCAAAAATGATGAAAACCGCAGCCTGTATTTGGCAGAATGCCCGGCCCCGAAGTATGATCGCGATGACGTTCTCATCAAGATTCATGCGACGGCGGTGAATCGCGCGGATCTGCTGCAACGCCGCGGGCATTATCCGCCTCCGCCCGGCGCCTCGGAGATCCTGGGCCTGGAAGCAGCGGGTGAAATTATTGCTGTCGGCAAAAACGTTGCGGGTTGGCAGGCCGGAGACCGCGTCTGCTGCCTGCTTGCCGGCGGGGGCTACGCCGAGTTGGTGAATTGCCATTGCGACATGTTATTGCCGATTCCCGCAAACATAACTTTCGAGCAAGCGGCCGCGCTGCCCGAGGCCTTTTATACCGCTTATGCAAATTTGTTCGGAGAGGCGCGTTTGCGCGCCAAGGAAATTGTTTTGATTCATGCGGGCGCCAGCGGTGTGGGCACGGCCGCGATTCAATTGGCGCGCTATGCCGGCGCACTCGTCATTGTCACCGCCGGCTCCGAAGAAAAACTCAGCCGCTGCCTCGAGCTGGGCGCGAATCACGCCATCAATTATAAAAGCGATGACTTTGTCGAACGGGTGCGCAAGATCACCAACGGCCTGGGCGTCGACGTGATTCTCGATTGCATCGGCGCTTCCTATCTTGCCCAAAATCTTTCCTTGTTGAAACGCAAAGGCCGGCTGGTGCTGATTGGCTTGATGGGCGGCGCCACGGCTGAGATCGATCTGGCGTTGGTGTTGCGGCAACGCTTGCAGGTAGTCGGATCGGTGTTGCGCTCGCGGCCGCTGGATGAAAAAATCGCGCTCACCAGGCACATTCGCCGGAAAGTGCTGCCGCTGCTGCGCAACGGCTTGTTTCAAGTGGTGATCGACAACATCTTTCCGCTGGCGGAAGCGGGGCAGGCGCATGCGCATGTCGCGGCAAATCGCAATATCGGGAAGGTTGTCTTGCGCGTCGTTTGA
- a CDS encoding carboxypeptidase regulatory-like domain-containing protein codes for MKLAEGPVTNFPVMMKFTLSLCAAMLLSACFGEVPHENPLDPGSALFVKTGVVRGQVTTYYQPFLAISGVAIELAPQNLSTVTDGDGLFSFRDVPVGDYWVFARDPRYVPDSVRIAVQQEEPQRLMFKLDALPQIHSFSGQTFHLNNLPPEEDIFYAQFETQVSDPDGLADIASVMIEVPAFGLQDTMQATSSAGVYEFRLFGSELPHGKLHAAIGYPIRIKVRDRLDHMPTPKELILFRIIDQSPQTAAPRDLQTTNARPQLRWQKMNLPFPFTYRARVTRVIGGINTLAWESPNLSEQDTTFTVDRTLASGEYRWSVSVIDEFGNTSASQPAAFRVE; via the coding sequence ATGAAGTTAGCAGAAGGACCTGTCACGAACTTTCCTGTCATGATGAAATTCACGCTTTCGTTGTGCGCCGCAATGTTGCTCAGCGCCTGTTTCGGCGAGGTGCCGCATGAAAATCCTCTTGATCCGGGCTCCGCACTTTTTGTTAAAACCGGCGTGGTTCGAGGGCAAGTTACAACATACTATCAGCCTTTCCTTGCGATCAGCGGGGTGGCCATCGAATTGGCGCCGCAAAACTTGAGCACGGTCACCGATGGCGACGGCTTATTCAGCTTTCGCGACGTGCCGGTCGGCGATTACTGGGTTTTCGCGCGCGATCCGCGTTATGTGCCGGACTCTGTGCGCATTGCGGTGCAACAAGAGGAGCCGCAGCGGCTGATGTTCAAACTCGACGCCTTGCCGCAAATCCACAGCTTTAGCGGACAAACCTTCCATCTGAACAATTTGCCGCCCGAGGAGGATATTTTCTATGCGCAGTTCGAGACGCAGGTTTCGGATCCCGATGGTTTGGCGGATATTGCTTCGGTGATGATTGAAGTGCCGGCATTTGGGCTGCAAGATACCATGCAAGCCACCTCCTCCGCCGGTGTGTACGAGTTCAGATTGTTCGGTTCGGAATTGCCGCACGGCAAACTGCACGCGGCCATCGGCTATCCGATTCGCATCAAAGTCCGTGACCGGCTCGATCACATGCCCACCCCAAAAGAGTTGATTTTGTTTCGCATCATCGATCAATCACCGCAAACCGCCGCGCCGCGAGATTTGCAAACGACGAATGCCCGCCCGCAATTACGCTGGCAAAAAATGAATCTTCCGTTTCCGTTTACCTACCGCGCGCGGGTGACGCGCGTGATCGGCGGCATCAATACGTTGGCCTGGGAAAGCCCGAATTTAAGCGAGCAGGATACGACGTTTACGGTGGATCGCACGCTGGCCAGCGGCGAATATCGCTGGTCGGTTTCGGTGATTGATGAATTCGGCAACACCAGCGCCTCCCAGCCCGCCGCTTTTCGGGTGGAATGA